The proteins below are encoded in one region of Mycobacterium botniense:
- a CDS encoding TetR/AcrR family transcriptional regulator yields MTQSVTRPAVTRRRAKHRPDPVTRAVLVSAASSIVREQGVGALTVADVLSRTKLGTRAFYRHFDSKDQLVQSVFLEMARAEVRRLRRKLARASNPVEAVAAWIDGRLDLAFDASVRSDLRNLSLEAQSQMFAAPEVVGPAYRELLNPLLQQLELGNKQGIFAEIDPPTVAELLHGAVWAVVEQQWATGNCDRAKARDAVLRFCLSGLGAPEHMIAAVITHR; encoded by the coding sequence GTGACTCAGTCTGTGACCAGGCCGGCGGTGACACGACGACGAGCCAAGCATCGGCCCGACCCGGTCACGCGTGCCGTATTGGTGTCCGCGGCGTCCAGTATCGTCCGGGAGCAGGGGGTCGGCGCGTTGACGGTGGCCGATGTGCTAAGCCGCACAAAACTGGGCACCCGCGCCTTCTATCGACACTTTGACTCGAAAGATCAACTGGTTCAATCGGTTTTCCTGGAGATGGCACGGGCCGAGGTGCGGCGGTTGCGCCGGAAACTGGCCCGCGCGTCGAATCCGGTCGAAGCGGTCGCGGCATGGATCGACGGGCGGCTCGACCTTGCCTTCGACGCGTCCGTCCGGTCTGATCTACGGAACCTGTCGCTGGAAGCCCAGTCCCAGATGTTTGCGGCACCTGAGGTGGTGGGCCCGGCATACCGTGAGCTGCTCAATCCGCTTCTTCAGCAGCTGGAACTCGGCAATAAGCAAGGAATCTTCGCAGAGATCGATCCACCAACCGTCGCCGAGTTGTTGCACGGAGCAGTCTGGGCGGTTGTCGAGCAGCAATGGGCTACCGGAAACTGCGACCGGGCCAAAGCCCGGGATGCAGTGTTGCGTTTCTGCCTGAGTGGGCTAGGCGCCCCGGAGCACATGATCGCGGCGGTCATCACACATCGCTGA
- a CDS encoding cytochrome P450 encodes MTTAAVDLSDFSLWRKGFPDELFAQLRRTRPLFRHDRTPGVAKTGVQRDFWITTKHRYAVRLHRDADSFTAVDGPLIQPIDTVLSYPTIIDMDPPELNRRRKLISSAFTPRAIAKLQDGIRARAARMIDRLISQGGGDWIGDVADQLPMSVIGDIIGMPEEHRPRIFSVFDRILTARSPHARLRRQEEAELYATIFSYALELTEAKRRNPADDIWSTLATAEITGDDGEPFRLPANELEIFFFVLAFAGSDTTKNALAIGLQAFVGNPEQIERYREEEALRASAVEEVLRWATPVAYWTRTAKVDVEMDGQHIPRGDRVVSMLRSANRDEEVFDDPFTFDISRQPNPHVAFGGGGPHHCLGAMLARAEIRAVFDELLLRCDDIRIGPAKVAHPSLITNMSIYDTMAISLRAR; translated from the coding sequence ATGACGACTGCGGCAGTAGACCTTTCCGATTTCTCTCTGTGGCGCAAAGGTTTTCCGGATGAACTGTTTGCGCAACTGCGGCGCACCAGGCCACTGTTCCGGCACGACCGCACTCCTGGGGTCGCAAAGACCGGCGTGCAGCGCGATTTCTGGATCACTACCAAGCACCGGTACGCAGTGCGCCTGCACCGCGACGCCGATTCGTTCACGGCGGTCGACGGCCCACTGATCCAGCCCATCGACACGGTTTTGTCCTACCCGACGATTATTGACATGGATCCGCCGGAGCTGAACAGGCGCCGCAAACTGATCTCGAGTGCGTTTACGCCGCGAGCGATCGCCAAGCTGCAAGACGGTATCCGGGCACGGGCCGCGCGAATGATCGACCGGCTGATCAGCCAAGGCGGCGGAGACTGGATCGGAGATGTGGCCGACCAGCTGCCCATGAGCGTTATCGGCGACATCATCGGAATGCCGGAGGAACACCGGCCGCGAATCTTTAGCGTCTTCGACCGAATCCTGACCGCGCGCTCGCCGCATGCGCGCCTGCGCCGACAGGAGGAAGCCGAGCTCTACGCCACCATCTTCAGCTACGCACTCGAGCTCACCGAAGCCAAACGACGCAACCCCGCCGACGACATCTGGAGCACGTTGGCCACCGCCGAAATCACGGGCGACGACGGTGAGCCGTTCAGGCTGCCGGCCAACGAACTGGAGATCTTCTTTTTCGTGCTGGCCTTCGCCGGCAGCGATACCACCAAGAACGCCCTGGCGATCGGATTGCAGGCGTTCGTGGGAAACCCCGAGCAAATCGAGCGGTATCGCGAGGAGGAAGCGCTGCGAGCCAGCGCCGTCGAAGAAGTGCTGCGCTGGGCGACTCCGGTGGCCTACTGGACCCGCACCGCCAAGGTCGACGTCGAAATGGACGGGCAGCACATCCCCAGGGGGGACCGAGTGGTATCCATGCTGCGCTCGGCCAATCGCGACGAGGAGGTCTTCGACGATCCGTTCACTTTCGACATCAGCCGCCAACCCAACCCGCACGTCGCGTTTGGCGGTGGCGGACCGCACCACTGCCTGGGCGCCATGCTGGCGCGCGCGGAGATTCGGGCCGTTTTCGACGAATTGCTGCTGCGCTGCGACGATATCAGGATCGGGCCGGCCAAGGTGGCCCATCCCAGCCTGATCACCAACATGTCGATCTATGACACGATGGCGATCTCGCTGAGGGCGCGCTGA
- a CDS encoding SDR family NAD(P)-dependent oxidoreductase has product MDLGFAGSKAVVTGGSKGMGLAVAETLAAEGASVAVMARNHSALDAAVESLKAAGAPDALGISADMCDAASIAAGFAMVAERWGELNSLVHTIGPADGYFEEMTDSDWDAAFTLGTMSAVRSIRAALPLLRAAEWGRIVTFSAHSIQRQNPRIVAYTASKAALASITKNLSKSLAQDGILVNCVCPGTIVTASFTEVLKDVLAADGLDAENPYDVMSWIDSNFHQPCDLGRAGLPEEVASITAYLASRRNGYVTGATVNVDGGSDFV; this is encoded by the coding sequence ATGGATTTGGGGTTCGCCGGCTCGAAAGCCGTTGTCACAGGCGGGAGCAAAGGGATGGGTCTGGCCGTAGCCGAGACCCTTGCCGCGGAGGGCGCCAGCGTCGCCGTGATGGCAAGGAACCACTCTGCGCTGGATGCGGCGGTGGAATCTTTGAAAGCGGCGGGGGCGCCCGACGCGCTGGGTATCAGCGCGGATATGTGCGATGCCGCGTCAATCGCCGCCGGGTTTGCGATGGTCGCAGAGCGCTGGGGCGAACTCAACAGCCTGGTCCACACGATCGGCCCGGCGGACGGCTATTTCGAGGAGATGACCGACTCGGATTGGGATGCGGCCTTCACTCTCGGCACGATGTCAGCGGTGCGGTCGATCCGCGCCGCTCTGCCGCTGCTGCGAGCCGCCGAATGGGGTCGAATCGTGACATTTTCGGCACACTCAATACAACGACAGAATCCGCGTATCGTCGCCTACACCGCCTCGAAAGCGGCTCTTGCCAGCATCACCAAGAACTTGTCGAAGAGCCTGGCCCAAGACGGCATCCTGGTGAACTGCGTGTGCCCGGGAACCATCGTCACAGCAAGTTTCACCGAGGTCCTCAAAGATGTGCTCGCCGCTGACGGACTCGACGCTGAAAACCCCTACGACGTGATGAGCTGGATCGACAGCAATTTCCATCAGCCGTGCGATCTCGGCCGTGCCGGTCTGCCTGAGGAAGTCGCATCCATCACCGCCTATCTGGCCTCGCGGCGCAATGGGTACGTCACGGGTGCGACGGTGAATGTCGACGGCGGGTCGGACTTTGTCTGA
- a CDS encoding aromatic ring-hydroxylating oxygenase subunit alpha, which translates to MTQTVPDPTIDPSDREFGPAGIALPKYRFPTGWFIVAFASDLGAGEVKRVHYFGEELVLFRTESGRVHALDAYCQHLGANLGVGGRVEGEQIVCPWHGWHWRGDGTNALIPYSKIGCKQNVRIRSYPSMEWYGFILVWHERHGRLPYWQPPVLPELETGEYYPLHPHSRMLNRVKVHAQMIIENAADPYHVQYVHKAANPATTASFEVSGYHLHATVNANFGGGRERTWLTPNGPVDAKIIYDNYSLGLGIVRFPSELVATIQVTGQTPVDEDYTDYFYTQASVREPGDTGDMPTGRAARFLALQQEVVKQDFFTWENMKYLEKPNLAPEEARDYAALRRWAHRFYPGEQPSPTDFGYTPDGQPDPAAAHA; encoded by the coding sequence GTGACGCAGACGGTTCCGGATCCGACCATCGATCCGTCCGACCGCGAGTTCGGTCCGGCCGGCATCGCGCTGCCGAAGTACCGCTTCCCGACGGGATGGTTCATCGTCGCCTTCGCCTCGGATCTTGGCGCTGGCGAGGTCAAGCGGGTGCATTACTTCGGTGAGGAATTGGTGCTGTTCCGCACCGAGTCGGGCCGGGTGCACGCGTTGGATGCCTATTGTCAGCATTTGGGCGCCAACTTGGGTGTGGGCGGCAGGGTAGAAGGTGAGCAGATCGTCTGCCCCTGGCACGGCTGGCACTGGCGCGGCGACGGGACCAACGCCCTGATCCCGTACAGCAAGATCGGCTGTAAGCAGAATGTCCGCATTCGCAGCTACCCCAGTATGGAGTGGTACGGCTTTATCCTGGTCTGGCACGAACGCCACGGCCGACTGCCGTATTGGCAACCACCGGTGCTGCCCGAACTCGAGACCGGTGAGTACTACCCGCTGCACCCGCATAGCCGCATGCTCAACCGGGTCAAGGTACACGCCCAGATGATCATCGAGAATGCGGCCGATCCCTACCATGTCCAGTACGTGCACAAGGCCGCCAACCCGGCTACTACTGCCTCGTTCGAGGTTTCCGGTTATCACCTGCACGCCACGGTCAACGCGAATTTCGGAGGCGGTCGTGAGCGAACCTGGCTGACCCCGAACGGGCCGGTGGACGCCAAGATCATCTACGACAACTACTCGTTGGGGCTGGGGATCGTCCGATTCCCCAGTGAGCTGGTGGCCACCATCCAGGTCACCGGACAGACCCCTGTCGACGAGGACTACACCGACTACTTCTACACCCAGGCCTCGGTTCGTGAGCCCGGCGACACCGGAGACATGCCCACCGGACGCGCGGCAAGGTTCTTGGCGCTGCAGCAAGAGGTTGTCAAACAGGACTTCTTCACCTGGGAAAACATGAAATACCTGGAGAAGCCCAACCTCGCGCCCGAAGAGGCCCGCGACTATGCGGCCCTGCGCCGCTGGGCGCACCGTTTCTACCCGGGTGAGCAACCGTCGCCCACAGATTTCGGCTACACCCCCGACGGTCAGCCCGACCCGGCTGCCGCGCACGCCTGA